In the genome of Oncorhynchus gorbuscha isolate QuinsamMale2020 ecotype Even-year linkage group LG05, OgorEven_v1.0, whole genome shotgun sequence, the window GTGTGTCCACCCCCAAAGTGCTGCATGACAGACATCCTTGTCTAGATCAATGTGAGAAGACTTGAAATAGAAAAGATGGCGGCATACACATTGTTGGATTACTTCATGGACCAAAATATTTTAGTTATTTTAATAGAGCATTTTCTGAATTCAAATAGACCCACTGCAACTGGACACAGACATTTTATGAAACTCCTTTTTCCACGAATCGAGGGCGAAGATGGTATCGCCAATACCAGGTTAGTTGGAAAAATCTctgacaatgtttttttttatatccACACCTGTAATTACCAGTATAATGGTACACATCTTTTTCCCATGGAATCACATTATCTGGTTTTACAATCTGTAGCTAGATTGGCTAATAATATAAATTAATATACTGTTTCCTTTCTTCTAGACAGGCATTGTAGTTGTAATTTTTATTGGAATATTTTTTAATTCTGTCTGTTTGAATTACCACTTCCCTACTTCAATTAATAAAATGTTATAGGCTGGGGGGGAAGCATAATGTATACATGACTATGTTCTATGTTATTATGGAAACAGACACTGTGTCATGGAACTTTTTGTCTAACCATTCTTCACATAGCAGACATGAAATATCATGATTTTGATTGTAGAGACATGGTCTAATAGGATTTCTATTTGTTGTAACAGGAGGGGAACATGCCCTTGGAGGAACTGCTGGCCATCTACCGCTACGAGGCGTCTGTCAGTACGGCTGCAGGATCCAGCATGGACAGCTCTTCTGGGGAGCTGACGGATGAACTGCCAGACATGACTTTGGACAAGGTGAGCAAAATTCAGATTTGGTAAAGggaatattaatatatattaaatatattttaaaaatgtcACCGTGTACTGTATAGACAAATTTGTGGATATTGAAAGAGGTTACCTTCTAACGTTACAAATGGTGATTGTGTTCTTCCACAGGAGGAGATTGCTAAAGACCTGCTATCAGGAGACTATGAGGAGGAGACCCAGTCCTCCGCTGATGACCTTACTCCTTCAGTCACTTCCCACGAGGCCACTGACTTCTTCCCCAGAACACTCAGATGTAAGGCAATTCACTTCAATTGCAACTTTAATAGGACACCTCAGGGGTAAATAAGACATTGTCAGAGCTCAAGAGAGACCAATTACAAAACGCAGATTCATATAGTGCTTTATAGTGTGAAAGTATTGAGTAACTgcaatattttatttattaaagctgcaatataactttttgggcgacccaacCAAATTAACAGAAAtcttatgtatttatttatttaatatccaaaacatacaatatactttcagtgaagccgctcaacaactacatcataccagtcatccaacagactcccattcagagcgacacacagaagcatccagggtcaatgctTGGATGGGCACATTGACTGATCTCCCACCAGGCCCTAAAAATCGTGAACCCAACCCCTCCAAGATCCCCAatagctgcccctcaaccattcGAAACCCCTCCCACgacgaaaaaaataataataataataattccaccCCCCCCCAATgtaccaacaaccaagagaatgaactaatgagaaaaaaagaaagacagaagaaaacagcaaacaacaatgcaaaaaaaagtattaaataaataaatacatttcaaacaaAGGACATCGAGGACAACTAAAATCCTAACAGCAAACACCTGcatggcatcagcctcaggcaaaccggcattagttgtaaaaacactgcccctcTGTGTCATTCAAACTATTTttattatgtttattttttaaatgttgctTATTTTTGttatgtcattctcattgaatgGAAGTCTAAGAAAcggtagatatgttctatgtgagctatttctatgcttcctgttatgttttgcgtcttttactttcggttttgtacacaaGTTTTAAACAGCTGAAAATTCAATATTTTtgcttatggaaaatatatttcacagtggtttcgatggtacaatgattatctacactatacttgcttgttttgtcacacaaatTGAAATTAGGCAAACCATTCTAATTTTAGCAACCAGAAAATGTCAACGCGATTTCTGCGTAGTGCATCTACTGTGAAGTGCAGGtgtcattatttttttttacattttgatatattttttgaatttttacccctttttctccccattttcgtggtatccaattgttgtagtagctactatcttgtctcatcgctacaattcccgtacgggctcgggagagacgaaggttgatagtcatgcgtcctccgatacacaacccaaccagccgtactgcttcttaacaccgcgcacatccaacccggaagccagccgcaccaatgtgctggaggaaacaccgtgtacctggcaaccttggttagcgctcactgctcccagcccgccacaggagtcgctggtgcgcgatgagacaaggacatccctaccgaccaagccctccctaacccggacgacgctaggccaattgtgcgtcgccccacggacctcccggtcgcggccggttacgacagagcctgggcgcgaacccagagactctgatggcacagctggcgctgcagtacagcgcccttaaccactacgCCCAGGTGTCATTATTAACAAAAGCACAGTAACTTATTTATCTTGTGCTTTGTCAGCATTTATCCCCTCCCTAACATTCATACCATCTTTTAATATGATCTTATCTTGTTCGTGATGAGTTGATAAGCACAGGACGCCATTCGGATAGCAATAATTTTAATGGGGAGTGCCCTTTCTGTCTTTGCATTGTCAGCTAACACTATCTACGACGGTGATAAGGAGTCGGAGTGTGAGGAGGATGGGCCAAGCCCTGAGGACTCCAGAAAGGTAAGAATCCTGTCCTTTTAAAGCTGACTTTATTTGAAGGGGATACAAGATTAGGTTTCCCATAAGCACTAATTGGAGGTCAGTTATTTTACTTTCCAATGGTTGCAGTTATTTAGTGACCTTATTTTTGTTAACTGAACCTAGACCTGCATTTGGAAACATGGTGCTGCATGTTCTGTTTTGAGCGGTAAGTCTGTTTGTATTTCACAGGAAATAATGGTGGGATCGCAGCACCAAGCAGAGGTCCCCACTCACCTCTGTCACTATGGTGTTGACGAGAAGGGTGAGTGGAGGTTTTCTTACGAGGTTAACCCATAAACATATTGTCAAAGTTGCATTTGACAGTCAGATATTTAGAAGTGTTTCCAAGTGTAATATTGCATAGTGTCTAACATTGTGATTGTCATCTGCCATTTTCGTACAGTATACGAAGATGATGACCAGTTGCTATGGACCCCGGACGTGTTGTCAGAGAGTAAGGTCAGGGACTTCCTGTGTGAGGAGTTGTCATGGGCAACTGACGAGAGGACAAGAAGTAACACGGCAGGAGCTCATGTGAAAGACAATGAGCAGGTCAGTCATCACTTTAAGACTCACTGGATGTCATAACATTAGATATGCTCCTGCTGCCATCACAGAGTTCACCTATTCCTCTGTCGTCTCCCTGTAGGCTCTGTATGAGCTTGTGAAATGCAACTACAATACCCACAAAGCATTGGAGCGGTATTGCAGTAATGTGAAATCCTCAAAGGGTAAGTTACCATTTTGAATGATTAGTAGACTCATAAATGTCACTCTATTGTGAGGGAAAATGACTCCTTGTGATTTTTACAGAGGAATCCCCACCGTGGTCTGAAGATGAATGCAGAAACTTTGAACATGCACTACAGATATACGATAAGAATTTTCACCTCATACAGAAACACAAGGTGGGACTCTCTCAGTTACTGATTAAAGGGTGTAGAAATTATCATAATGTTGAAAGCTTCTGTAAGGATATGGACACTTTATGTAGCCTTTCTttaaaaagcctttgacactaaCTTCCTGTGTTGTAGAACTTTTCTCTTTATCATGTATTTCTGCCCTTCATCAGGTGAAGACACGGACGGTAGCTGAATGTGTGGCCTTTTACTATATGTGGAAGAAGTCGGAGCGCTTTGATTTCTTCGTCCAGCAGAACCGCTTTGGCAAAAAGAAGTATAGCAGCTATCCTGGCGTAACGTAAGTGATCGTTCATTCTGCTCAACAGTAGTAACTGAGGTCTGAATTCATTGCCAAATGTATGTAGACAGAGTTCTCTCTGAATATGATGAAAACCTGTGTTTgcagattttattttattgtgcTTGCAATTACATGAAAGGGGTGGCTCATGGTTATTAAAGGAGAATGTGTCTATGGCTGAGTGTGTGTTAACCTCGTGTGTCTTCCCTCTGCCTGCAGGGACCTGATGGACCGACTGGTGGACGAGGCGGAGGGCCTGGCAGTagacagctcctcctctgttTGCTCAGgtcaggtggaggaggaggggtgaggatggAGCCCACCACAGAGCAGCAGCTCAGCCTGCTCAACTCCATCACTGCCAGCGACCTCACAGGTTAGTCAACAGGGTCTCAGATGTTCCACACTGCAATTAGCACAAACTGACCCCATCATCCTTGACAGGGTAACTATATTTTTCACAAGCATAACTTCAGATCTGGTATTCAGTatgaatctacagtacacatATTATATACAACTTTATACAATCTACATAAGTCCTAAAAACAATACATATGAAATCCACAGATAACCAAGTAGTTTATATACGTGTCCCCCTCCCTCAGCCCTGAGTAACAGCGTGGCCACAGTGTGCAGCCCAGCGGAGGTGAGCTGCCTGGACTCGTACAGTTTCCCCCCTCTGGAGAGCCTCCACCGGGGGTCCCTGGCCCACGACGAGCCCCTGGGCTTTCCATCCAACGGAGGGGACCCCAACTGTCTCAACATGCTGGATGCTGGCTTCTACCACTCAGACCTGGGCCAGCTGGGTGGGGTGTGCGGGGCCAAGGAATGTGAGCGGCCCTCTAAGAGGCTGAAGTTGGCACTGCCCGACTCCTTCATCAACGATGCTTCTGTGGGAAACCTCGGAGTGGACTTTGAGGGGCGGCGGAAAATGACACACCACCGTATCACTGGCACCAAGATGGCAGTGTCCGTCACAGACTTTGGGAGTTTGGCGGGGAGCCCAACAGACTTATGGGAGCAAACACACGGCATCACGCACAGCACAGCACGGCGCTCCAGTCAGTGTGACCTCCTGCCGCCCCGCCCCCAGAGTTCCACATTTAAAACCACCCTCCCATGTGTACATAAGACTCACTCACTGGAGAATTAGATTTGTAtttaataattatatatatatgaatatacatTTATTTCATTTGTGAAATATGACATCAGTGATGTCTTTATCGTATAGAACTAAAAATCTTGATTTCTCAAGAGTTTATATAGCCATTTATTTTCTCTGGTCCTGAGATGTTTAATGTCCGTGTTTGTGTACAGTGGGGTCCGGCCCAAGGCTGCGGATAGACAGTTGTTTGTCCCCCTCCCCAGTTATCCTGTCACTCATATTCAGCTGCCAAAACATCTTTGTTCTGGTTTCATATGTAGTTTGTTCATTGTTAAAGTGGTACTTTTGATTGAATATCAGTGTTTACAGGTAATTATAGTATCCAGGCTTGGGCAAATATTATTTTGTCTGAGATGAGCCTGGGATTTGTATTTAATGCAACAACACTCATTGTTGTCGCGGCGTTGTAGGTTATAACTCGTTAtaacctccctctctgccttagTTTTTTTCTCCTGTGGAAGCTTATTTTGTACTCAACCTGCTTTTTTTCAGACCTTAACAGTCCAAAGTGGCCAAACCGGAGGAGAATGTTCTAGAAATGTAacaacagtatattatatgatAATTTGTCATTGTTCATTTTCGTGAGTCGTGACAGGTCAAGACAGATTCAGCCTTATAGTCTCTTAAAACTAACACCCCAATAAGCAGAGCAGCTGTATCTGTCCATCAGATTGTCTGAAATGTTTCCTTAAAAATCGCTCGTATTGCCCCAGAAATTAGTCTATCATGAAAATATTTTACTTTATGAAGGAAAATGTTTTTTTGGATTGGTATAAGTGTTGCTTTGAGATGTCATGTGTTCAGTTACAGTAATGTATATAGTTTCTACCCTATACTCTTGGCACAATACAAATCTATTTGGCCCAGGCAAGTTGTGCTGTTTGCATGTTTATCATGGAGTTCGTTGAGCTTGACCACTCggcaaaaaaaaaagaagagcAAAACAAATGATTCTAAATTGCATTGCAACTAAAACGGCCTGCGTAAGATTGTTAGAAGTATTATTTCCTTATTTAAAGCCACTTTCATGTAACTTCCACAGTACGGACGGGAGGATGCCTTTTATTATCCGGTCTATAAATTAATGTCCAGTTGCAGTCTAACAGCCTACTTCTTTTTCTCTTGACTGAACTAATTGTGAATTGTTGATTGTCGTGGAGTCATCACTGTGTTAATGAGTGCAGTAATAGTGTTTACTTAATTTAACTATGCATTGTGAGTTGGATAATTAGTTCGTTTTGGGGGTATTTAATTCTGAATGTCAGACACAGAAGTCCATAGATTTTTGCATAAAGATGTACCATCCAATAATTCACTATCCTGAGTGTGTCCTGTCGGGTTTCTTGCATATGATCATTGGTTTTACCTAGGTAGGTGTTATCTAGTCACTATTTCTATGGCAAACATTGGAGTCGGCTGTTTGTTCACCTTGCATTGTTTCCCCAAATGTGGACAGTTTCATGTAAATAATTAGCTAATAGCCTTGAGAATGTCTTCATTGACTTAAACTTGTGAATCTGGGTTGATACAAAGACTTTAAATTGTATTCCTTGTAAAAGGGCAATGTGTAGATCTGTACAGACATGACATGTTCTTACGTTTTACTGATGGACTTTGTTTG includes:
- the mier3b gene encoding LOW QUALITY PROTEIN: mesoderm induction early response protein 3 (The sequence of the model RefSeq protein was modified relative to this genomic sequence to represent the inferred CDS: deleted 2 bases in 1 codon) — encoded protein: MAEASFGSSSPVGSLSSEDHDFDPSAEMLVHEYDDERTLEEEESFEGEKNFNSEIADLEKEGNMPLEELLAIYRYEASVSTAAGSSMDSSSGELTDELPDMTLDKEEIAKDLLSGDYEEETQSSADDLTPSVTSHEATDFFPRTLRSNTIYDGDKESECEEDGPSPEDSRKEIMVGSQHQAEVPTHLCHYGVDEKVYEDDDQLLWTPDVLSESKVRDFLCEELSWATDERTRSNTAGAHVKDNEQALYELVKCNYNTHKALERYCSNVKSSKEESPPWSEDECRNFEHALQIYDKNFHLIQKHKVKTRTVAECVAFYYMWKKSERFDFFVQQNRFGKKKYSSYPGVTDLMDRLVDEAEGLAVDSSSSVCSSGGGGGVRMEPTTEQQLSLLNSITASDLTALSNSVATVCSPAEVSCLDSYSFPPLESLHRGSLAHDEPLGFPSNGGDPNCLNMLDAGFYHSDLGQLGGVCGAKECERPSKRLKLALPDSFINDASVGNLGVDFEGRRKMTHHRITGTKMAVSVTDFGSLAGSPTDLWEQTHGITHSTARRSSQCDLLPPRPQSSTFKTTLPCVHKTHSLEN